In Thermococcus profundus, the genomic stretch AAGAGGATTCCACCGGCGACAAGAGGATTGTAGCCGGGCTCTGTTAAGCTTTCCCCCTTGGAATCCTCGACCCGACCATTGGTGGGAGCAGTTGAGTAGGCAGCTATGACACTGTAGCAGTTGTCTATTTCGTGGGAACCGTAATCAACGACGAAGTAGCCAGTCGGGGAAAATCCGACGTGGTAAGCGGTCCCGTTGAAGCTTTCGAACCACTCTACAGTGCCGTTTGGAGCTATAAGCTCGGCGTTCTTCCCGTAGGCAACAACAGTGTAGCCGTTAAACGTCGCAACGTCGTTGGCGTAGCTCAGGAGGGGCGTTGAGTAAACCAGCTTTCCAGCTGAGTCCAAGAGCGTGACGTTTCCAGTAGTTCCGGCGGCCGCTATGTACATTCCATCGGTAGAAATCGAGCGGATGTAACCGTTGAAGTGCCTCTTCCAGACGAGCGAACCGTTGCCGGACAGAAGAACCAGCTCGCTCCAGGACTCATCCTGCGGGACCACAAGAACTGCTATACCCTTTTTGAGGAGTGCAACCTTTCTAACGGCTCCGTCAAAGCTTTTCTTCCAAAGGAGGGTGCCGTCGAGCTTGAAGGCGTAGATACCTGTGTCGCTACCCGCGAGAACCCCCCCATCATAGAGAACGGCGCTCCAGACGTATTTGCCAATGTTCTTTTCCCACCTCAGCTCACCGTTCCGGAAGAGATAGACGTAGCCAGAGGCGTCTCCAGCCACCGCTGTACCCCCATCAGGGGAGATTGAGACGCTCACTACAGCTTCCCTGAGCTTTTTCTCCCACAGGAGTTTCTTAGGCTCGGAAAACGCCTGAACCCAGCTTCCCTCCGTGCCTATTAGAAGAACGTTGCTGTCGGAGAGGGCGGAGGAATATGCTATGCCCCTGGTGGGGGCCTTAAAAATAAGCTTCCCATCCGGGGAAAGGAGCTCGGCATCGTAGCCAAAGGCGATGCCAACGTAGCCATCCGAGTTGAAAGAAACCGAGAACGCCGCACACTGGTCGGTGTAGCTCCATATTTGAACGGGTTCGGCGAGTGCCAGCGGGAGCATGAGGGTCAGCATTAACACGAGGACTGCAGGAAACATCTTCATCATCCACACCAGCTTCGGATTTCAGAACTCAGAAAATAAACCTTCCGCATGGAATCCGAACTCCGAGATGGGTTTAGCTTTTCCTATTCCTGGCCACTATGAGCCTGACCACACCGCCGTAGTGGCCTTCCTCTTTTTCCACCTCGAAGTACTCTCCCACAAGCCCGTGGGTTTCTCTCAGAGGATCATCGTCGAGCAGAGGCTTAAGGATGAGCTTCATGGGGAGGAGAAAGAGGTAATCCACCAGCTTACTATCGCTCTTTGTGTGCTCCAGAAAAATTGCCACTCCGCCCGGTTTTAGGAGGCGCTTTATCTCCGCCATAGCCCTTTCGGGATTGGGAACCGTGCAGAATACGAAAGACGAGACCACCGTGTCAAAGTAGTTGTCTG encodes the following:
- a CDS encoding outer membrane protein assembly factor BamB family protein, translated to MWMMKMFPAVLVLMLTLMLPLALAEPVQIWSYTDQCAAFSVSFNSDGYVGIAFGYDAELLSPDGKLIFKAPTRGIAYSSALSDSNVLLIGTEGSWVQAFSEPKKLLWEKKLREAVVSVSISPDGGTAVAGDASGYVYLFRNGELRWEKNIGKYVWSAVLYDGGVLAGSDTGIYAFKLDGTLLWKKSFDGAVRKVALLKKGIAVLVVPQDESWSELVLLSGNGSLVWKRHFNGYIRSISTDGMYIAAAGTTGNVTLLDSAGKLVYSTPLLSYANDVATFNGYTVVAYGKNAELIAPNGTVEWFESFNGTAYHVGFSPTGYFVVDYGSHEIDNCYSVIAAYSTAPTNGRVEDSKGESLTEPGYNPLVAGGILFGIALLGVLIWSQRKR
- a CDS encoding class I SAM-dependent methyltransferase; the protein is MYRWKYDRVAGFYDLLERPLNGFFNPLRKRAVSFARGRTLEIGVGTGKTLPYYPSGVELYAVDGSEKMLEMAKKRAKELGINVNFRVAEAESLPFPDNYFDTVVSSFVFCTVPNPERAMAEIKRLLKPGGVAIFLEHTKSDSKLVDYLFLLPMKLILKPLLDDDPLRETHGLVGEYFEVEKEEGHYGGVVRLIVARNRKS